Proteins co-encoded in one Arthrobacter sp. ERGS1:01 genomic window:
- a CDS encoding DUF2332 family protein, with amino-acid sequence MDHFAEVASQYFSFTEDAHDSPCIELWAQEIAGDEEVLAWIAELPRIKQQPNLVFAAARWHGVPAPDACRPAPLSRPL; translated from the coding sequence ATGGACCACTTCGCTGAAGTCGCAAGCCAATACTTTTCGTTCACTGAGGACGCCCACGACTCACCGTGCATTGAACTTTGGGCTCAAGAAATTGCCGGCGATGAAGAGGTCCTGGCGTGGATAGCAGAGTTGCCACGGATCAAGCAGCAGCCCAACCTGGTGTTCGCCGCGGCACGGTGGCACGGAGTTCCTGCACCCGACGCATGCCGACCTGCGCCTCTATCCCGACCGCTATGA
- a CDS encoding phosphotransferase encodes MEEIHLTGGNASDGVVRIGSTVRKPWTAATPSVLAYMKAVSGAGVDVPATYGQDAQGRQVTEFVPGRLAMDSAPLSLTELRRVGSLVRAIHDASAAYEPNYGSTWITHIPAPGAELICHNDLAPWNLLIGERWVFIDWDAAAPSTRLWDLAYAAQAFTLNDASADPRVAARALAAFIDGYGADDELRTTLPTAMWQRTTAMYELLKTSHDAGNEPWGTMLRTGHGDHWQSATRFVKNNESLWLETIQAVR; translated from the coding sequence ATGGAGGAGATTCACCTGACTGGCGGCAACGCTTCAGATGGTGTGGTGCGCATAGGATCGACGGTCCGCAAGCCGTGGACGGCCGCGACCCCGAGCGTACTCGCCTACATGAAGGCCGTAAGTGGTGCCGGCGTTGATGTACCGGCTACTTATGGGCAGGACGCCCAAGGTCGCCAAGTAACAGAGTTTGTCCCTGGCCGCCTGGCCATGGACTCGGCCCCGCTGTCACTCACCGAGCTGCGTCGAGTCGGCTCTCTTGTACGCGCTATTCACGACGCCAGCGCAGCCTATGAGCCGAACTACGGCTCAACCTGGATCACACACATTCCGGCCCCCGGAGCAGAACTGATCTGCCACAACGATCTGGCTCCCTGGAATCTCCTCATTGGGGAGCGCTGGGTGTTCATCGACTGGGACGCAGCCGCACCAAGCACCCGACTCTGGGATCTCGCGTACGCCGCGCAGGCATTCACTCTAAACGACGCATCGGCCGATCCACGCGTGGCGGCACGTGCACTGGCGGCCTTCATTGACGGCTATGGTGCCGACGACGAGCTGCGGACCACACTCCCCACAGCCATGTGGCAACGAACAACGGCCATGTATGAATTGCTCAAGACTTCCCATGACGCGGGAAACGAACCGTGGGGGACGATGCTCAGGACCGGCCACGGCGACCACTGGCAAAGCGCGACCCGGTTTGTGAAGAACAACGAGTCACTCTGGCTCGAAACGATCCAGGCAGTCCGGTAG
- a CDS encoding YciI family protein yields the protein MEYLIAFNDEWVPDFTAEELREKGASSRAVIEEMKAAGVFVFTNGGIDGSTVVCSVEARDGQAVFTDGHYAETKEHLGGFAVVDVADDDAARYWAGRLAVALDWPQEIHRFPGKGVR from the coding sequence ATGGAATATTTGATCGCTTTCAACGACGAGTGGGTACCCGACTTCACTGCGGAGGAGCTGCGCGAGAAGGGCGCCTCCTCGAGGGCCGTGATTGAGGAGATGAAAGCCGCGGGAGTCTTCGTGTTCACCAACGGAGGTATCGACGGATCGACCGTAGTGTGCAGCGTCGAGGCGAGGGACGGCCAAGCGGTTTTCACTGACGGGCACTACGCCGAGACCAAGGAACACCTCGGCGGCTTCGCCGTCGTGGACGTGGCCGACGACGACGCCGCGCGGTACTGGGCCGGCCGCCTGGCTGTCGCGCTCGATTGGCCGCAGGAGATCCACCGGTTCCCGGGGAAGGGCGTGAGATAA
- a CDS encoding PadR family transcriptional regulator encodes MEDVTEMLKGTLEGCILEIIGNEEMYGYAITRRLNESGFANVVEGTVYTILLRLERNGLVEVSKRPSLKGPPRKFYALNDAGREEVLRFWSKWEYLSSRINQLREGNQ; translated from the coding sequence ATGGAAGATGTGACTGAGATGCTGAAGGGCACTCTTGAAGGGTGCATCCTGGAAATTATCGGCAACGAGGAGATGTACGGATACGCCATTACCAGGCGCCTGAACGAGTCCGGCTTCGCCAATGTCGTAGAAGGCACGGTTTACACCATCTTGCTCCGGCTGGAAAGGAACGGGCTGGTCGAGGTCTCGAAGCGACCATCCCTGAAGGGCCCACCGCGTAAGTTCTATGCTCTCAACGACGCGGGGCGTGAAGAAGTCTTGAGATTCTGGTCGAAATGGGAGTACCTCTCATCACGGATTAATCAACTCAGGGAAGGTAATCAATGA
- a CDS encoding DUF1048 domain-containing protein — MNFWETITGSDLNTEWKSFQVRAEALPTDFRAVWEAIVAQLFPYGSFTGRNLMPILDGVLGLLEETAVEGQGVQEVVGDDIAGFCAALAGGEGRPTYRNRWREQLNKNVARKLSQLGG; from the coding sequence ATGAACTTCTGGGAGACCATCACCGGCAGCGATCTCAACACGGAATGGAAGTCATTCCAAGTCCGCGCCGAGGCCTTGCCGACCGACTTCCGGGCGGTATGGGAAGCGATTGTCGCGCAGCTTTTCCCGTACGGGAGCTTTACGGGCCGGAACTTGATGCCGATCCTGGACGGTGTTCTGGGGTTGCTCGAAGAGACGGCGGTCGAAGGGCAGGGCGTTCAGGAAGTGGTGGGAGATGACATTGCAGGCTTCTGCGCGGCGCTGGCCGGCGGTGAGGGTCGCCCGACGTATCGCAACCGCTGGCGTGAGCAACTGAACAAGAACGTCGCACGGAAACTAAGCCAGCTAGGAGGCTGA
- a CDS encoding DUF1048 domain-containing protein encodes MGIQNIIEAKRQWRAIAARANALPPDYQIVYKEIQKYYYKVGPTDLGDGGLLAGIMDFFEEGAAAGRGVLQLIGNDIAAFCDDLIEDAPTYADIYQDSIRQKHDKAPDAR; translated from the coding sequence ATGGGCATTCAAAACATCATCGAGGCTAAAAGGCAGTGGCGGGCCATCGCGGCCCGGGCCAATGCACTTCCGCCGGACTACCAGATTGTCTACAAAGAGATTCAGAAGTACTACTACAAAGTCGGGCCGACCGATTTGGGCGACGGGGGACTGCTCGCAGGGATCATGGACTTCTTCGAGGAGGGCGCTGCTGCCGGCAGGGGAGTCCTTCAACTCATAGGCAACGACATCGCTGCCTTCTGTGACGACCTAATCGAGGACGCGCCCACCTATGCGGACATCTATCAGGATTCCATCCGTCAGAAGCACGACAAGGCTCCCGACGCTCGATGA
- a CDS encoding VC0807 family protein, whose protein sequence is MAESLRRILSRRNIVKALRLLVVLLLPVAAYYALRAIGTDVYLTLLIVAAASAFPAIVSLVRRRPVGRIALFYSLMSVGSLLVALMPGSTELLLAKGAILTAATAGWFLASLRGARPLTYAFSRPLLEGRLGWPGGWEDWWRDSQRFRRMWRASTVMWAVGLLIDAGARVVMAYTLPHDDVPGLATGLYVVTVVVLNVVTNAYYVLYPARERAARFRVGR, encoded by the coding sequence ATGGCTGAGTCCCTACGCCGGATCCTGTCCCGGCGCAACATCGTGAAGGCACTACGGCTGCTTGTCGTTCTGCTGCTTCCGGTCGCCGCCTACTATGCGCTGCGCGCCATAGGTACGGACGTCTACCTCACATTGCTGATCGTCGCGGCGGCTAGCGCATTCCCGGCCATTGTCTCGCTCGTGCGCCGACGCCCCGTGGGCCGAATCGCCTTGTTCTACTCGCTTATGTCGGTTGGATCGCTACTCGTGGCCCTAATGCCCGGCAGCACAGAGCTGCTGTTGGCCAAGGGCGCCATCCTCACCGCCGCAACGGCAGGCTGGTTCCTCGCAAGCCTTCGTGGCGCCCGGCCGCTGACCTACGCGTTCAGCCGGCCACTTTTGGAGGGCCGACTCGGCTGGCCCGGCGGTTGGGAGGATTGGTGGCGGGACTCCCAAAGATTCCGGCGGATGTGGCGCGCGTCGACCGTCATGTGGGCCGTGGGCCTACTCATCGACGCGGGCGCCCGCGTAGTCATGGCCTACACCTTGCCGCACGACGACGTCCCCGGCCTTGCCACTGGCCTGTACGTCGTGACGGTGGTTGTCTTGAACGTCGTCACGAACGCCTACTACGTCCTTTACCCAGCCCGTGAACGCGCCGCCAGGTTCCGAGTGGGGCGTTAA
- a CDS encoding TetR/AcrR family transcriptional regulator — protein sequence MQVIGSDGYAQATYARIAAHAGLSSTRLISYHFADKDDLVAAVVEDVITRIGEFVGARVGVEVTAAGQLDTYLESVVAYISRDRVRMRALMEVLLAGVLPDLARAADAGPVEGILRRGQAAGEFRDFDPFVMATTIQRSVDGLPFLLEGTPELDLEAYARELVTLFRLATKVDTHG from the coding sequence GTGCAAGTCATCGGGTCCGACGGTTACGCCCAGGCAACCTACGCACGCATTGCCGCCCACGCAGGGCTTTCGAGCACCCGGCTAATCTCCTACCACTTTGCGGACAAAGACGACTTGGTGGCCGCCGTCGTCGAAGACGTAATTACACGCATAGGCGAGTTTGTCGGAGCCCGGGTGGGTGTCGAAGTGACGGCGGCCGGGCAGTTGGACACCTATCTGGAATCCGTGGTGGCGTACATCAGCCGCGACCGGGTGCGCATGCGTGCGCTCATGGAAGTGCTGTTGGCAGGGGTGCTTCCTGACCTGGCACGGGCCGCGGACGCGGGCCCGGTGGAGGGCATCCTGCGCCGCGGCCAGGCGGCCGGAGAGTTCCGCGACTTTGACCCGTTCGTCATGGCCACGACCATCCAGCGTTCGGTGGATGGGCTACCGTTCCTCCTCGAAGGCACCCCCGAACTGGACCTGGAAGCCTACGCCCGGGAGTTGGTCACGTTGTTCCGGCTCGCCACCAAGGTCGACACCCATGGCTGA
- a CDS encoding recombinase family protein: protein MAACRGWDTLVVTNPDRRVRSPRDAKDIVDEVTRRVVKVSIRGSVHDPTNPVGRLLFNALAMVA, encoded by the coding sequence CTGGCAGCCTGTCGGGGCTGGGATACCCTCGTGGTAACCAATCCTGACCGTCGGGTCCGTTCACCGCGCGATGCCAAGGACATCGTTGATGAAGTCACCCGTCGCGTGGTTAAGGTCAGCATCCGTGGTTCCGTCCATGACCCCACCAATCCCGTGGGTAGGCTCCTTTTCAATGCACTGGCCATGGTTGCCTAA
- a CDS encoding IS3 family transposase (programmed frameshift), protein MPKNFPLEVRDRAVRMVLDRLPEYPSVNAACKVVAPKLGVGTESLRRWVIQAQVDAGVKEGPSSNELEEIKRLRAEVRDLKEPNEILKQASNFLREGTRPSPPLICRFIDEMRAAGYAVESICTVLRGQGVQVAARTYRAWKKRLPALRTMEDARITDALRALKAKGAKGRPRPEIIYGRRKMTAWLRRNGFPEASKQTVDRLMRDERMNGLVRGRKTRTTIPGKDGRRAGDLLNRNFNAPAPNQIWVTDFTYVPVYAGFVYVALVIDLYSRAIVGWETSTVKDTAFVEQCLRMALWRRQHTGRPVPEGLIHHSDAGSQYTSIRYTDTLILEGLQPSIGSVGDAYDNAAAETVMGLFKNEAVAKDSPFRTGALKTESDVIEIVFEWANWYNNDRLHSALEHQTPEEYEQSYYDLQIGSLPDDAANKTAA, encoded by the exons ATGCCCAAGAATTTTCCCCTTGAAGTCCGTGACCGTGCAGTGCGCATGGTGCTGGATCGATTGCCGGAGTATCCATCGGTGAATGCTGCTTGCAAAGTGGTGGCTCCGAAGCTTGGCGTTGGCACCGAGTCACTGCGCCGCTGGGTCATCCAGGCCCAGGTTGATGCTGGCGTGAAGGAAGGCCCGAGCAGTAACGAGCTGGAGGAGATCAAGCGGCTGCGGGCCGAGGTGCGGGACTTGAAAGAGCCCAATGAGATCCTCAAGCAGGCGTCGA ATTTTCTTCGCGAGGGAACTCGACCCTCGCCGCCGCTAATCTGCCGATTCATCGACGAAATGCGCGCCGCTGGTTACGCGGTCGAGTCGATCTGCACCGTCCTGCGAGGGCAGGGTGTACAGGTCGCCGCACGAACCTACCGGGCCTGGAAGAAACGCCTCCCCGCGCTGCGCACCATGGAAGACGCACGGATTACTGACGCGCTCCGAGCCCTGAAAGCCAAAGGCGCAAAGGGCCGGCCACGGCCTGAAATCATCTATGGGCGCCGGAAGATGACGGCATGGCTACGACGGAACGGTTTCCCGGAAGCCTCCAAACAAACGGTGGACCGTCTCATGCGTGATGAGCGCATGAACGGTCTCGTCCGTGGCCGGAAGACTCGCACGACGATCCCTGGCAAGGATGGCCGCCGCGCCGGTGACCTGCTCAACCGGAACTTCAACGCACCGGCTCCGAATCAGATTTGGGTCACAGACTTCACCTACGTCCCGGTCTATGCCGGGTTCGTCTACGTGGCTTTGGTCATCGACTTGTACTCACGTGCCATCGTGGGGTGGGAGACGTCAACGGTCAAGGACACAGCCTTTGTGGAGCAATGCCTGCGTATGGCGTTATGGCGGCGCCAACACACCGGCCGGCCCGTCCCGGAGGGTCTGATTCATCATTCCGATGCGGGCAGTCAGTACACCTCGATCCGCTACACCGACACACTGATCCTGGAGGGCTTGCAACCATCAATCGGCAGTGTTGGCGACGCGTACGATAACGCCGCCGCGGAAACCGTAATGGGGTTGTTCAAGAACGAAGCCGTCGCCAAGGACTCACCGTTTCGCACCGGGGCGTTGAAGACCGAATCCGATGTCATCGAGATCGTGTTTGAGTGGGCCAATTGGTACAACAATGACCGCCTGCATTCCGCCTTGGAGCACCAAACACCGGAGGAATACGAGCAGTCCTACTATGATTTACAAATCGGCTCGTTACCCGACGACGCCGCCAACAAAACGGCGGCATGA
- a CDS encoding GNAT family N-acetyltransferase: MELETPRLILRCPTEGDIERIFTICQDADIAAFTTVPHPYRRESATEFVSGVIPAGWSTGSALAWGIYLKDAPQLLGVVSLSNAQDGAAELGYWIDPLVRGQGVMTEAAARVVAFGFAAYPDGLGLSRIGWEAISINGPSARVAQKVGFRWEGHRRGAVVRLGTIYDLTFAGVLCTDGRSMPTPWPGAIE; encoded by the coding sequence GTGGAGCTCGAGACGCCGCGTCTAATACTTCGATGCCCGACAGAGGGGGACATCGAGCGCATCTTCACTATCTGCCAGGACGCAGACATCGCCGCCTTCACCACCGTTCCACACCCCTATCGGCGCGAGAGTGCAACCGAGTTCGTCAGCGGTGTGATTCCCGCAGGCTGGTCCACCGGTAGTGCTCTGGCGTGGGGCATCTACTTGAAGGACGCTCCGCAGCTACTCGGAGTGGTTTCGCTTTCCAATGCCCAGGACGGAGCCGCCGAGCTCGGGTACTGGATCGACCCGCTCGTTCGGGGGCAGGGAGTGATGACGGAAGCGGCCGCGCGCGTTGTCGCGTTTGGCTTCGCTGCTTACCCTGACGGTCTCGGCCTCAGCCGAATTGGGTGGGAGGCCATCTCGATTAATGGACCTTCCGCCCGCGTTGCGCAGAAGGTCGGCTTCAGATGGGAGGGGCACAGGCGGGGCGCCGTTGTTCGGCTGGGCACCATCTACGACCTAACATTCGCGGGTGTGCTATGCACTGATGGTCGATCGATGCCCACTCCGTGGCCCGGCGCGATCGAGTAG
- a CDS encoding GNAT family N-acetyltransferase: MLFLALLNVSRRTLPCHTCEVLNVYWPLAQLKLATKRLELRVPNDAELSELAQVAANGVHEPCEQPFLTPWTDLPPGERALHVMQQHWSRRGAWSVEDWALELGVFRGGQAVGMVTLKARNFSVLREVKTESWLGLEFHRQGIGTEARTVLLSLAFEELGAVTALTEVFQDNVGSQGVSRGLGYRPDGISRDVLAGRVVVSDRLRLDVSDWATPDPTDLTVTGLAKALPFFSA; encoded by the coding sequence ATGCTGTTTCTCGCGCTTCTCAACGTGAGTCGGCGAACGCTGCCGTGCCATACTTGCGAAGTGCTCAACGTTTACTGGCCCCTCGCTCAATTGAAGCTTGCAACCAAGCGTTTGGAACTCCGTGTTCCAAACGATGCCGAGTTATCCGAGCTAGCTCAGGTCGCGGCGAACGGCGTGCATGAGCCTTGTGAGCAGCCCTTCTTGACACCCTGGACAGATCTTCCTCCTGGTGAGCGGGCACTCCACGTGATGCAGCAGCACTGGAGCCGCCGGGGCGCGTGGTCTGTCGAGGATTGGGCCTTGGAGTTGGGCGTATTTCGTGGAGGCCAGGCGGTAGGCATGGTCACGCTGAAGGCCCGCAATTTTTCTGTACTGCGCGAAGTGAAAACCGAGTCGTGGCTTGGCCTCGAATTTCACCGGCAGGGCATTGGTACTGAGGCCCGGACAGTTTTGCTGAGTCTTGCTTTTGAAGAACTGGGAGCCGTCACCGCGCTAACCGAGGTGTTCCAGGACAACGTAGGTTCGCAAGGGGTCTCTCGTGGGCTCGGATATCGCCCCGATGGCATCTCGCGAGACGTTCTCGCCGGGCGAGTTGTAGTCTCCGACCGTCTGCGCCTCGATGTTTCAGATTGGGCCACGCCCGATCCCACAGATCTGACAGTGACTGGCCTTGCGAAAGCCCTTCCGTTCTTCAGCGCTTAG
- a CDS encoding DinB family protein, which translates to MTRFEDQDLTEAEFRECDLTRARFIGVVMQDVAIDGLVSNLVVNGVEVASYVEAELDRRHPVRLLIRSADAVELRQAHRQLQADWKATVERLDQMSDGSEHQQVQGEWSAVQTLRHLVFVHDSWFRRCCLGSDRPFTALGLASPYVPDQAEQGIDQAADPTLQEVLAVRHEQVLELESWLSSVTPSELSATAPVPSGPGWPPYARGKSVLQCLHVVLNEEWEHHGFCVRDLDLLNR; encoded by the coding sequence ATGACGAGATTTGAGGATCAGGACCTTACCGAGGCCGAGTTCCGAGAGTGCGACCTGACTCGCGCCCGGTTTATCGGTGTCGTGATGCAGGACGTCGCAATTGACGGACTTGTCAGCAATCTCGTGGTCAATGGCGTGGAGGTGGCGTCTTACGTCGAAGCAGAGCTGGATAGACGGCATCCTGTGCGTTTGCTGATCCGCTCCGCTGACGCGGTCGAGCTGCGGCAGGCACACCGACAGTTGCAAGCCGATTGGAAGGCAACTGTCGAGCGTCTTGACCAAATGTCCGACGGCTCCGAGCATCAGCAGGTTCAGGGTGAGTGGTCGGCAGTTCAAACTTTGAGGCATCTGGTCTTCGTTCACGACTCGTGGTTCCGTCGTTGTTGTCTTGGATCGGATCGGCCATTCACTGCTTTGGGTCTTGCAAGCCCGTACGTGCCTGACCAGGCAGAACAGGGCATCGACCAGGCTGCTGATCCAACGCTGCAAGAAGTGCTCGCGGTGCGTCACGAACAGGTTCTGGAGTTGGAAAGTTGGCTCTCGAGTGTGACTCCGAGCGAGCTGTCGGCGACTGCGCCTGTACCCTCGGGTCCCGGTTGGCCGCCCTACGCCAGAGGCAAGTCGGTACTCCAGTGTCTACACGTGGTGTTGAACGAGGAGTGGGAACATCACGGTTTTTGCGTGAGAGATCTCGATCTCCTCAACAGATGA
- a CDS encoding GNAT family N-acetyltransferase: MNWGMPAFEIQQRQDPGAVDRILRSLPEWFGVEEAIEGYVASASRHESFLAVVDDTTVGVALVMRHFKESAELILIAVDAQHRGDGIGGALLDALESSLIVDECQLLQVHTVGPSFEDAAYAQTRAFYRNAGFVPVLEIDGIDWDGPTLVLVKPLGGSWYERE; the protein is encoded by the coding sequence ATGAACTGGGGTATGCCTGCATTTGAGATTCAACAGCGCCAAGATCCGGGGGCCGTCGATCGGATCCTTCGTTCTCTACCTGAGTGGTTTGGTGTTGAGGAAGCTATCGAGGGTTACGTTGCAAGCGCATCACGGCATGAGTCATTTCTCGCAGTTGTCGATGATACGACTGTTGGGGTCGCCTTGGTGATGCGTCACTTCAAGGAATCAGCGGAGCTGATACTCATTGCGGTAGATGCACAACACCGTGGCGATGGAATTGGAGGGGCATTGCTCGATGCTCTGGAATCATCGCTCATTGTCGACGAGTGCCAGCTGCTGCAAGTACATACCGTCGGCCCTTCGTTTGAGGATGCCGCTTACGCCCAGACCAGGGCTTTCTATCGCAACGCAGGCTTCGTGCCGGTCCTGGAAATCGACGGAATCGATTGGGATGGTCCCACCCTTGTCTTGGTCAAGCCGCTTGGGGGATCCTGGTATGAACGGGAATGA
- a CDS encoding DUF6984 family protein has translation MRTLAQGWFEDEDCFPVLLHLNPDREDGIFELDGWKVDSLRRRRLPRHETEIFSGKATMD, from the coding sequence ATGCGGACCCTCGCGCAGGGTTGGTTCGAAGATGAGGATTGCTTCCCAGTACTACTGCACCTCAATCCAGACAGGGAGGACGGGATTTTCGAACTCGACGGTTGGAAGGTTGACTCCTTGCGACGACGCCGTCTACCGCGGCACGAGACGGAGATATTCTCCGGTAAAGCGACGATGGACTAG